One window of the Perca flavescens isolate YP-PL-M2 chromosome 16, PFLA_1.0, whole genome shotgun sequence genome contains the following:
- the mfhas1 gene encoding malignant fibrous histiocytoma-amplified sequence 1 homolog, whose product MKPLHDNKQQEEAAALEGGGSGAMEDKENDLKTARLWRDAALRSRKLRSNLRQLTLCSKDNQIIFPDDIAEIEVLNLGNNALQTLPDGLGSSLNSLRILVLRRNKFTAVPRAVFELGQLLELDMSHNCLRSLSEGVGQLKMLKKLCISHNRIQSLPAQVGALQSLEELDVSFNDLRDFPRSFGGLAKLRTLDADHNKLNAFPAEILVLGELEELDCSGNKFETLPADIVKLRSIKILWLSSLHMSTLPDAFCLLTQLESLMLDGNELAALPAAFTQLHRLKMLNLSSNEFEDFPEAILSIAGLEEIYLSRNKLTHIPEAVGKLGKLANLWLDNNRITYLPDAIVQLEKLEELVLQGNQIAILPENFGKLSRVSIWKVKDNPLIQPPYEVCMKGIPYIAAYQKELAHSQLAVKPRLKLVLMGMQNAGKTRLRQSLVGTQTDAKHTQGNKGIEVTDWVADADRRLTFLVYDLSGKPNYDLIQPFFLSPGALYVLVVNLKAYAPDKFYAHVGYFLHLLGARVPGAVVCLVGTHADLCAAAEVEEKSLDIHRRIGLQERGDVRTLGSEAQQVELALQQGYGGRASSPHQVFYGVSDPNLRRRKSQLQFLLNQRLQILSPVLCVSCSCGQRNIQRLREKLMSVADHRDIFPNLHRVLPKSWQMLEELHVNPAALWLSWWDSARLGLQAGLTEDRLHGALSYLHESGKLLYFEDSPTLKEYVFHNLPRFIAILNVFFQRDAAALLQRLLAAGHRGDSGRGGCVVTEDEKGAELRVTQLQHHVDGFLQHGLLPSNIISLLLRPLVQSQPDLQVVMELLEKMGVCYAVNKPRSRPLNGATASPTAWYKFPSYVSSEDALAPVSAACGASGGTLPLCHFFSVEQLHIRYSFPFLFPPGLFTRFSVQINSHVVQRSDGRRQIFAYRGKVPVVISHGGARGKLQAETLSIASHASLPNMWTAWQAVTPLVEELNVLLQEWPGLLYSVHILCSKCLKRGAPDPHAFPGELLSQPRPEGLTEIVCPKNGSERVDVALVYPPTPAVLSPGLK is encoded by the exons GCGGCTGCgttggagggggggggcagcGGCGCCATGGAGGACAAGGAGAACGACCTGAAAACGGCGAGGTTGTGGCGGGACGCGGCGCTGCGATCCCGGAAGCTGCGGAGCAACCTGAGGCAGCTCACGCTCTGCTCCAAGGACAACCAGATCATCTTCCCCGACGACATCGCCGAGATAGAG GTGCTGAACCTGGGTAACAACGCTCTGCAGACGCTGCCAGACGGGCTGGGCTCCAGCCTCAACAGCCTGCGCATCCTGGTGCTGCGCCGGAACAAGTTCACCGCCGTTCCCCGCGCCGTGTTCGAGCTGGGCCAGCTGCTGGAGCTCGACATGAGCCACAACTGCCTCCGAAGCCTCTCCGAAG GCGTGGGCCAGCTGAAGATGCTGAAGAAGCTGTGCATCAGCCACAACCGGATCCAGTCTCTGCCGGCTCAGGTCGGCGCGCTGCAGTCTCTGGAGGAGCTGGACGTGAGCTTCAACGACCTGCGAGACTTCCCGCGCTCCTTCGGCGGCCTCGCCAAGCTGCGAACGCTGGACGCCGACCACAACAAGCTCAACGCCTTCCCCGCCGAGATCCTGGTGCTCGGCGAGCTGGAGGAACTCGACTGCTCCGGGAACAAGTTTGAGACGCTGCCCGCGGACATCGTGAAGCTGCGCAGCATCAAGATCCTGTGGCTCAGCAGTCTGCACATGTCCACGCTGCCGGACGCCTTCTGTCTCCTGACGCAGCTGGAGAGCCTCATGCTGGACGGGAACGAGCTCGCCGCGCTGCCCGCCGCTTTCACGCAACTCCACAGACTCAAGATGCTGAACCTGTCCTCCAATGAGTTTGAGGACTTCCCGGAGGCGATTCTAAGCATCGCAGGCTTGGAGGAAATCTACCTCAGCAGGAATAAACTGACCCATATCCCCGAGGCGGTGGGGAAGCTGGGGAAGCTCGCCAACCTCTGGCTGGACAACAACCGCATCACGTACCTGCCGGACGCCATCGTGCAGCTGGAGAAGTTGGAGGAGCTCGTCTTGCAGGGAAACCAAATCGCCATTCTTCCGGAAAACTTTGGGAAGCTGAGCCGAGTGAGCATCTGGAAG gTGAAGGACAACCCTCTGATCCAGCCGCCGTACGAGGTGTGCATGAAGGGCATCCCGTACATCGCCGCGTACCAGAAGGAGCTCGCGCACTCGCAGCTCGCCGTCAAACCGCGGCTCAAACTGGTCCTGATGGGCATGCAGAACGCGGGAAAAACCCGGCTCCGGCAGAGCCTAGTGGGCACTCAGACGGACGCTAAACACACGCAGGGAAACAAAGGCATCGAAGTGACGGACTGGGTGGCCGACGCAGATCGCCGTCTCACCTTTCTCGTGTACGATTTGTCCGGGAAGCCAAACTATGACCTCATCcagcctttctttctctcccccgGAGCTCTCTACGTCCTCGTCGTCAATCTGAAAGCTTACGCGCCCGACAAGTTCTACGCCCACGTCGGGTATTTCCTCCACCTGCTGGGCGCCAGGGTGCCCGGCGCCGTGGTGTGCCTGGTGGGAACGCACGCCGACTTGTGCGCCGCCGCCGAGGTGGAGGAGAAGAGCCTGGACATCCACCGGAGGATCGGCCTGCAGGAGCGTGGCGACGTGCGGACGCTGGGCAGCGAGGCGCAGCAGGTGGAGCTGGCGCTGCAGCAGGGTTACGGCGGGCGCGCCTCCAGCCCGCACCAAGTCTTCTACGGAGTCTCGGACCCAAACCTGCGGCGCAGGAAGTCCCAGCTGCAGTTCCTGCTGAACCAGCGGCTGCAGATCCTGTCTCCGGTGCTGTGTGTCAGCtgcag CTGTGGCCAGAGGAACATTCAACGTCTGAGGGAGAAGCTGATGTCGGTGGCAGACCATCGGGACATCTTCCCCAACTTGCACCGCGTGCTGCCCAAGTCCTGGCAGATGTTGGAGGAGCTGCACGTGAACCCGGCGGCGCTGTGGCTGTCGTGGTGGGACTCGGCGCGCCTGGGCCTGCAGGCCGGGCTCACGGAGGACCGGCTGCACGGCGCCCTGTCCTACCTGCACGAGAGCGGCAAGCTGCTCTACTTCGAGGACAGCCCCACGCTGAAGGAGTACGTCTTCCACAACCTGCCGCGCTTCATCGCCATCCTCAACGTCTTCTTCCAGAGAGACGCAGCCGCGCTGCTGCAGCGCCTGCTGGCCGCGGGACACAG GGGCGACAGCGGCCGGGGGGGGTGCGTGGTAACGGAGGACGAGAAGGGGGCGGAGCTTAGAGTGACGCAGCTTCAGCACCACGTGGACGGTTTCCTGCAGCACGGCCTGCTGCCCTCCAACATCATCAGCCTGCTGCTGCGCCCTCTCGTCCAATCACAGCCGGACCTGCAGGTCGTCATGGAGCTGCTGGAGAAGATGGGCGTGTGCTACGCCGTCAACAAGCCGCGCAGCCGGCCGCTCAACGGCGCCACCGCCAG TCCTACGGCGTGGTACAAGTTCCCCAGCTACGTGAGCAGCGAGGATGCGTTGGCGCCCGTGTCGGCGGCGTGCGGCGCCAGCGGCGGCACGCTGCCCCTGTGCCACTTCTTCTCCGTGGAGCAGCTGCACATCCGGTACAGCTTCCCCTTCCTGTTCCCCCCGGGGCTGTTCACGCGCTTCAGCGTGCAGATCAACAGCCACGTGGTGCAGCGCTCGGACGGCCGGCGCCAGATCTTCGCCTACCGAGGGAAGGTCCCCGTGGTCATCAGCCACGGCGGCGCCCGAGGGAAGCTGCAGGCGGAGACGCTGTCCATCGCCAGCCACGCCTCGCTGCCCAACATGTGGACGGCCTGGCAGGCGGTGACTCCGCTGGTGGAGGAGTTGAACGTGCTGCTGCAGGAGTGGCCCGGCCTGCTGTACTCCGTGCACATCCTCTGCTCCAAGTGCCTGAAGAGAGGCGCGCCCGACCCGCACGCATTCCCAG